The following are from one region of the Rhipicephalus microplus isolate Deutch F79 chromosome 1, USDA_Rmic, whole genome shotgun sequence genome:
- the Sec23 gene encoding transport protein Sec23, with translation MATYQTYQDFIQKNEDRDGIRFSWNVWPSSRLEATRLVIPLGCLFTPLKERPDLPPIQYDPVQCTRQTCRAILNPLCQVDYRAKLWVCNFCFQRNPFPPQYASISEQHQPAELIPQFSTIEYTIMRAACVPPIFLFVVDTCIDDDELTALKESLQMSLSLLPANALIGLITFGKMVQVHELGSGGCAKSYVFRGTKDLTAKQIQDMLGVGKFNQQAQGVAPQQPRMPQHPQQPQHPQPIPPASRFLQPVHKCDMNMSDLLDSLQRDPWPVSQGKRPLRSTGVALSIAVGLLECSYPNTGARIMLFTGGPCTQGPGMIVGDELKITIRSHHDISKDNCKHMRRAIKHYEALAQRASINGHAVDIYSCALDQTGLHEMKFCPNMTGGHIVMGDSFNSSLFKQTFQRVFSKDSRGEFRMGFNALLEVKASRELKISGAIGPCISTNVKSSSVSDTETGLGGTCQWKMCTLCPSTTLGVFLEVANQHNAPIPQGGRGCLQFITQYQHPSGQKRVRVTTVARNWADASANLHHISAGFDQEAAAVLMGRLACFRAQGEDDGADVLRFIDRTLIKLCQKFGEYAKDDPSSFRYAENFSLYPQFMFHLRRSQFIQVFNNSPDETSYYRHMLNREDMTQSLIMIQPILYAYSFNGPPEPVLLDTSSIQPDRILLMDTFFHIVIFHGETIAQWRKAGYQNSPEHENFRQLLQAPEDDAQEILQTRFPMPRYIVCDQGGSQARFLLSKVNPSVTHNNAYNWGQQEAGGSPVLTDDVSLQVFMEHLKKLAVSSSA, from the exons ATGGCGACCTACCAGACCTATCAGGACTTTATACAGAAGAACGAAGACCGGGACGGAATAAGGTTCAGCTGGAACGTGTGGCCGTCGAGCCGGCTGGAGGCGACCCGGCTGGTGATTCCCCTTGGCTGCCTGTTCACGCCGCTCAAAGAGCGGCCGGACCTTCCGCCGATCCAATATGATCCCGTTCAGTGCACCCGGCAAACGTGCCGTGCCATCCTCAACCCTCTGTGTCAGGTGGACTACCGCGCAAAACTGTGGGTGTGCAACTTTTGTTTCCAGAGGAACCCGTTTCCTCCCCAGTACGCATCCATCTCGGAGCAGCACCAGCCGGCCGAGCTGATCCCGCAGTTTTCGACCATCGAGTACACCATCATGCGGGCTGCCTGCGTGCCGCCAATATTCCTGTTCGTTGTAGACACCTGCATCGATGATGACGAGCTGACGGCGCTCAAGGAGTCGCTGCAAATGTCCCTGTCACTTCTTCCGGCCAACGCACTCATCGGGCTAATTACTTTCGGCAAGATGGTTCAAGTGCACGAACTCGGAAGCGGCGGGTGCGCGAAGAGCTACGTGTTCCGCGGAACCAAGGACCTGACGGCCAAGCAGATCCAGGACATGCTGGGCGTAGGCAAGTTCAACCAGCAAGCGCAGGGCGTTGCGCCGCAGCAGCCTCGCATGCCTCAGCACCCTCAACAGCCGCAGCACCCACAGCCCATACCGCCTGCGAGCCGCTTCCTGCAGCCGGTGCACAAGTGCGACATGAACATGTCCGACCTCTTGGACAGCCTGCAGCGCGATCCTTGGCCCGTGTCGCAGGGCAAGCGTCCGCTTCGGTCTACGGGTGTGGCACTCTCCATAGCCGTCGGGCTGCTAGAGTGCAGTTACCCGAACACGGGCGCGCGTATCATGCTCTTCACTGGCGGTCCGTGCACCCAAGGGCCCGGGATGATCGTCGGCGACGAGCTCAAGATTACCATCCGCTCGCACCACGACATCTCGAAAGACAACTGCAAGCACATGCGCCGTGCCATCAAGCATTACGAAGCCCTGGCTCAAAGGGCGTCTATAAACGGACACGCTGTCGACATCTACTCCTGTGCACTTGACCAGACTGGCCTGCACGAAATGAAGTTCTGCCCCAACATGACGGGGGGCCACATTGTTATGGGGGACTCTTTCAACTCGTCTCTCTTCAAGCAGACCTTCCAGCGGGTGTTCTCGAAAGACTCGCGTGGAGAATTTCGCATGGGCTTTAATGCACTGCTCGAGGTTAAGGCGTCGAGGGAGTTGAAGATAAGTGGAGCCATTGGGCCATGTATCTCGACGAACGTCAAGAGCTCCAGCGTCTCGGACACAGAAACTGGTCTCGGTGGCACATGTCAGTGGAAGATGTGCACACTCTGCCCCAGCACAACTCTGGGCGTATTCCTCGAGGTAGCGAACCAGCACAATGCACCGATTCCTCAGGGTGGCAGGGGATGCCTCCAGTTCATCACGCAGTATCAACATCCAAGCGGTCAGAAGAGGGTCAGAGTAACGACCGTAGCGAGAAACTGGGCAGATGCGTCGGCCAACCTGCACCACATTTCTGCTGGCTTTGATCAAGAGGCTGCGGCAGTTCTTATGGGACGTCTAGCATGCTTCAGAGCACAAGGAGAGGACGATGGAGCTGATGTATTGCGCTTTATTGACCGGACTCTCATCAAGCTGTGCCAAAAGTTTGGCGAGTATGCAAAGGATGACCCAAGTTCTTTCCGTTATGCAGAAAACTTCTCCCTGTACCCGCAGTTTATGTTTCACCTTCGTAGATCGCAGTTCATACAG GTATTCAACAACAGCCCTGACGAAACTTCATACTACCGACATATGCTAAACCGTGAGGACATGACCCAGTCACTGATCATGATCCAGCCCATTTTGTACGCGTACTCCTTCAATGGACCACCTGAGCCTGTGCTGCTTGACACGAGCAGCATCCAGCCCGACAGGATCCTGCTCATGGACACCTTCTTCCACATTGTCATCTTCCATGGTGAAACCATTGCCCAGTGGCGCAAGGCTGGCTACCAGAACTCTCCTGAACATGAAAACTTCCGGCAGCTGCTTCAGGCACCCGAAGATGATGCACAG GAGATCCTGCAGACACGGTTCCCGATGCCCAGATACATTGTGTGCGACCAAGGTGGCTCGCAAGCCCGGTTCCTGCTTTCCAAGGTCAATCCGTCAGTGACACATAACAACGCCTACAACTGGGGTCAACAGGAAGCCGGTGGCTCTCCTGTGCTCACAGACGATGTCAGCTTGCAGGTGTTTATGGAGCACCTCAAGAAGTTGGCGGTTTCCAGCTCTGCCTGA
- the LOC142804870 gene encoding folate receptor gamma-like — protein MGVRIISSVLVIALLDRCLVASADVSTCLDARNHKSEPGPESNLYGHCTPWKDHACCTDQTTHDVHHKDMYSMSLDFCEEQTNVKMSSACREHFRKDLCFYECEPNIGPWIVKVERKIGNERFFEVPLCYSDCVAWWEDCKYDYACTPNWPRGFKFYGGKNHCPKGARCVTFEEMYKGPTDFCSKVWDHSWKVVPDRVPCMHMWFNNTSGGNPNRAIAEFYYQRGKRGQGSAELPNAADHVASAVTAQLVLLLATSTAAMFAWIDVFHCC, from the exons ATGGGTGTTCGCATCATTTCGAGCGTGCTGGTCATCGCCCTGTTGGACCGCTGCTTGGTGGCTAGTGCAGACGTCTCGACCTGCTTGGACGCTCGGAACCACAAGAGCGAGCCTGGTCCGGAATCCAACCTCTACGGTCAT TGCACGCCATGGAAGGACCACGCGTGTTGCACAGACCAGACCACGCACGACGTGCATCACAAGGACATGTATAGCATGTCGTTGGACTTCTGCGAGGAGCAGACCAACGTGAAGATGTCCAGCGCCTGCCGGGAGCACTTCCGCAAGGACCTCTGCTTCTACGAGTGCGAGCCCAACATCGGACCCTGGATCGTCAAG GTGGAGCGCAAGATAGGAAACGAGCGCTTCTTCGAGGTCCCGCTGTGCTACAGCGACTGTGTCGCGTGGTGGGAAGACTGCAAGTACGATTACGCCTGCACCCCCAACTGGCCGAGGGGGTTCAAGTTTTACGGAG GCAAAAACCATTGCCCCAAGGGCGCAAGGTGCGTTACCTTCGAGGAGATGTACAAGGGCCCGACGGACTTTTGCAGCAAG GTGTGGGACCACTCCTGGAAAGTGGTGCCAGACCGCGTGCCCTGCATGCACATGTGGTTCAACAACACCAGTGGTGGGAACCCAAACAGGGCCATTGCTGAGTTCTACTACCAACGAGGAAAGCGAGGACAGGGCTCCGCTGAATTGCCCAACGCTGCCGACCACGTCGCATCCGCAGTGACCGCTCAGCTCGTCTTGTTGCTGGCAACTTCGACGGCTGCAATGTTCGCATGGATCGACGTGTTTCATTGTTGTTGA